The nucleotide sequence CAACGGTGCCAGACATGTACGGGACGGTGTACTCGTCCTTCGGATCGTGCACCTGGCCGAGGAACTCGGGGGAGAGGTTCTTGAAATTGGGCAGCTTGGCCTTGTCGAGCTTCGCGAGCATGTTCCGGCGGATCATCAGCTCGGCGGCGTATTCGGAGGGCTGGACGAGGTCGTAGTTGCCGCCGCCCGCCACGAGCTTGGAGAGCATCTCCTCATTGGAGGCATAGGTCTCGAAATTGACGGTGATGCCGGTCTCCTTGGTGAAGCCGTCCAGGACGTCCTGCGGGACGTACTCGGACCAGCCAAACAGGTTGAGTTCCGCGGCTTGCACGCCGGTGGAGCCGGCGAGCAGGGCCAGCGCGAGGAGGAGCTTCTTGGGTGTTTTCATGGGTGGGTGGCGGTTGGGTTAAAAGAGGGCGGCGCGAGGCGGGTCGACCCGGGCCTCAGCGACTGAGTTTCTTGAGGTATTCGGAAAAGAGCACGAAGGCCACGGTGGCGATGATGAAAATGGCCGAGAGGGCGTTGAGCATGGGATTGAGCCCCACGCGGGCCATGTCGAAGACCTTGACCGGGAGCGTGGCGGACGCCGCCGATTTGACGAAGACGGTCACGATGAGTTCGTCCATCGAAAGGGTGAAGGCCATGAGCCCGCCGGCGATGATCGCCGGACGGAGACAAGGCACGATGACGAGCCAGAAGGCCTTGAGTGGCGAGGCGCCCAGGTCGAGGGCCGCCTCTTCCAGCGCGGGGTCGAGCCCCTGCAGGCGGGCCTGCACCGCCACCAGCACGAAGGGGAAGCTGAAGGTCACGTGACCGATGATGACGGAGGTGAAACCGAGCTTCAGCCCGGCGGTGACAAAGAGAATGAGCAGGCTGATGCCGAGCAGGATCTCCGGCATGACCATCGGGATCGCCACCAGGGTTTGGATGGCGCGGGAAAAGCGGAAACGGTAGCGGTGCAGCAGCCAGGCGCCGGCGGTGCCCAGCACCACCGAGAGAATCGTCGAGATGGAGGCAACGATGAGGCTGTTCTTCGCCGCCTTGATGAGCGGGGCGTTGGTCAGCAGCCGCTCATACCAGTTGAACGTGAAGCTCTCCCAGACGATGTTGAGCCGGGAGGAATTGAACGAGAACACCACCAACACCGCGATGGGGGCGTAGAGAAAGGCGAAAACCAGACCGGTCCAGCCGCGCAGAAACCAATTGAGGAGGGTGAGGCCGGATGGAATGAGCGGACGTGGCGCAGGCATCAGATGAACAGGCAGCTCTTATCGTGCCAAGTTTCTGCGGTGGCAAGCCTCCGCAGAAAGTATCACGGCCCAAGTAACAAGGTTCTCCCCGGAGTGACGGGATCGCCCGCTTGCTCCTTGCTCGCTGACACTTGTCACTTCCCCTCAGTACGGCCCGCGGATGTACGCCGCGACGTGGCGCTCGTAGAAGGCGGCCAGCTGCACGTGTTTCGTCGCACCCAACGGGGGCAACGATCCCGCGCGGATGTTCGCCCGGGCCTGATCCGGGGTTTTCGCCCCGGGGATGACCACGCTGATCGCCTCGAAATCCAGGCACCAACGCAGGGCCCACTCGGCCATGGTCTGGCCGGCCGGCACCTGCGGTTTGAGGGCGTCGGCCAGTTCAACCCCCTTGGCAAAGGGCAACCCGGCAAAGGTCTCGCCGACGTTGAACGCCTGGCCGTCGCGGTTGAAATTGCGGTGGTCGTCGGCCGGGAAGCTCGTGGTCGCTGACATGCGCCCGCCAAGCAGACCGCTCGCCAGCGGCAGGCGCACGATGAGGGCCACCCCATTGGCCCGGGCCACGTCGAACAGGGTGTGGATCGGTTTTTGCCGGAAGATATTGAAGATGATCTGCAGCGAGGCGCAGCCGGGCTGGGCGCAGCACCAGAGGGCCTCGTCCATGGATTCCACACTGGCACCGTAAGCCTTGAGTTTGCCCTCCTGCTTGAGCTCCTCCAGCCAGCCGAACAACTCGCCGCGCTTCAATTCCTCCGGCGGCACGCAGTGGAGCTGGGTCAGGTCGAGCGCATCCAGCCCGAGCCGGCGGAGCGAATCCTCCGTGTGGGCGCGGACCGCCGCGCGGCTGAAGTTCGCCGGCCAGCCCGGATCGCCGCGGCGCCCCAGCTTGGTGGCGATGAAGAGCCGGTCGCGGGCCTTGGTCTCCCGGAGGAAGCGGCCGATGAGCGTCTCGCTCCGGCCGCCGCCATACACGTCGGCGGTATCGAAGAAGGTGGTGCCGAGTTCGTACGCGGTGCGGAGGACGGCGAGCGCGGTCTCGTCGGATACATCGCCCCAGTTGCCGCCGATCTGCCAGCAGCCCAGCCCGACCTCCCCCACCCCCCTGCCCGTGCGGCCGAATATGCGCGTGTTCATCGCGCCAAACTGACCGGATTGCGCCGGGGCACAAGGGCTCAGTTATCCGCGTCGAGGAAGTCGGCCAGCTTGGCGGTGGCGATCTTGGTGAAGAAGGCGGTCGGGTCGGGCTTGGCCAGGGTTCCGGCGAGCGTGATGGGCTCCCGGGTGCGGGAGTAACCCAGCTCGTCCTTCGTGCCGTCCAGCAGGCGGGCCTTGGCGAAAAGCTGCTCCATCTTGCCGCGGGCGGCGAAGCTGAGCGAGGCGGTGAGCGGCTGCTCCAGCAGCGGGCGGCCGATCACGTAGCTCACGCTGCCCCGGCCGCTGAGCCGGATCTCGGGCGCGACCAAACTGATGTCCTCCAGGTTCATGTTGAGCAATTCGTCGCGCGTCAGGCGCACGCTGAGCAAGTCGTACTTGAACTCGCCGATACCCGCGGCGAGCTGGTCCACGAAGTAGGCCTGCCCGGCGACCTTCTCGGCGGTTTTCACGACCTTGTCCGAGCCGAAGATGGAGCCGAGCACGGAGGCGCCGAGCTCGACGGCCTTCGAGGTCATCGAGACCTTGTTGCTCGCCCGCTGCAAACCGCGGAAGATGCCGCCCCGGCTGGTGAGCTGGAACTGGCCGGTCACCCGGTCAACGGCGCGCGCCACCGTCTCGCCGTTGCCGGCCAGCCGGCCCGCGATGTTGAAGAGCCCTTCCACCGTGGGCGGCCGGGACGGATCGATGGCCTTGAAGAGCCGGCCGGTATCAAAGTCGTTCAGCGCATAGTCGCCCGCCAGGCGGTAGGGCATCGCACCGCCGGTAAAGCGCAGTTCCATCTTGGCGTCCAGCCGGCTCGTCGCGCTGAAGGCGGCGGTGAGTTTCTGCAGGGTGACCACCGAGGGCTCGATGGCGACCGCGCCCGTGAGTCCGGTCATCGCCCAATCCTGGCCGCGCGTGATCGACTTTACATCGAGGGCGAGCCGCCCGCTGAAGCGGTCCCACGCGGCCACCGCATCGGGCACCACCTGGGCCGGGGCCACGGGCTGGTCCGCGGTCTCCGGCGCGGCCGAGGCCAGGAACACGCTCAACACGCCAAGGAGGTCCTCCAACTCGACCTGCTGGCCGGTCACACGCCCGTCGATGGAATATCCGCGGCCCAGGGGCGAGAGTTCGAGTGCGAATTCGAGGTCCGAGCGGCGACCACCGTTGTCGAGCAGGATCGGCACCTGGATCGACGCGGCGCCACTCGGCTGGAGGCGCGCCCGAAATCCGATGTTGGCCACGGGGAGGGTCTGCGTGCCCTCGGCCGCAACGAGTCCGTTGAGGGTCAGGCGAGCCTCGAGCTGGCTGAGCGCGCCCAGGGAGGCGCGCACTTCCCCGCTGGCCTGGCCGGCGCTGACATTCTGCGTGCCGGCGAAGACCGGCTGGGTGGCCAGCAACGGAATCCCGAGGGTGAAATTCAACGCGGCCTGGGTATCCTGGCCCGGGAGCTGCGTGAGGTTGAGTTGCAGCGTGGCCAGCGTGGCACGACTGGCGGTGCGGACGATAACGTCACCGGACTGCAGCTTCAGGCGGCCCGGGCCCGCATAGTTCATAACCGGCAGAGCCTCCACGCTGAGACCGGTCAGCGCCGGCTGGCGGTTCTGGGTCAGGCTGACGTCGGCGAGGCGCAAGGGAGTCAGGGCCCGCAGGGTGATTTCACCCGCCGGGGCCCCGAGTTCAAATTCCGCTTGCTGCAGGGTTCCCCCCAGCACCGTGCCCGGTTCCGTCACCGGGAGCACGGCCAGCGGAAGCCGCCCCAGGGCGATGCGCCCGAGCGGAACCGTCGCGTCGGCGGGCACCAGCACGTGCGAACTGAGGTTCACCGAGAAAGCCTGGGCCAACGTCACATCGAGCAAGGCCCGCCCCGATCCCTGCCGGACTTCGAGCCGGCTGGGGCGGACTTCCAGCAGATCGCCGCGCAGGGTGGCATCGACCTCGCCGGCGACCGTCACCGGGGCGCCGGGCAGCCAGGTTTCGAGCAGTTTGGGCGTGGAGCCCGTGAAACGCCCCGCCAGTGTGAGAGGGGCCCCGGGGCCCGTCTGCGTGACCAACCGCCCGGTGAGATCAAGGGCATCGCCCGCCGGCGTGCGGAACGTCAATTCAATCACCGGCGCCGTCAGGGCGGTGCCAGCCAGTGTGGCCTCCCCGCGGGCGGTGATGGCCGCCTTCTCGAGCAGAAGACGACCGGCCTGGACCACCGTCAGCTCGTTGAGCCCGAGCTGACCCCGCAGGGTGATGTCCGTCGCGGCGGATGAGGCGCGCAGTACTTCAATCCGGCCGGTGACCTTGTCGCCCGAGACATCCACCCCCGTGACGAAAGGCCGCACCCAGGCGAGAG is from Lacunisphaera limnophila and encodes:
- a CDS encoding aldo/keto reductase translates to MNTRIFGRTGRGVGEVGLGCWQIGGNWGDVSDETALAVLRTAYELGTTFFDTADVYGGGRSETLIGRFLRETKARDRLFIATKLGRRGDPGWPANFSRAAVRAHTEDSLRRLGLDALDLTQLHCVPPEELKRGELFGWLEELKQEGKLKAYGASVESMDEALWCCAQPGCASLQIIFNIFRQKPIHTLFDVARANGVALIVRLPLASGLLGGRMSATTSFPADDHRNFNRDGQAFNVGETFAGLPFAKGVELADALKPQVPAGQTMAEWALRWCLDFEAISVVIPGAKTPDQARANIRAGSLPPLGATKHVQLAAFYERHVAAYIRGPY
- a CDS encoding ABC transporter permease, producing the protein MPAPRPLIPSGLTLLNWFLRGWTGLVFAFLYAPIAVLVVFSFNSSRLNIVWESFTFNWYERLLTNAPLIKAAKNSLIVASISTILSVVLGTAGAWLLHRYRFRFSRAIQTLVAIPMVMPEILLGISLLILFVTAGLKLGFTSVIIGHVTFSFPFVLVAVQARLQGLDPALEEAALDLGASPLKAFWLVIVPCLRPAIIAGGLMAFTLSMDELIVTVFVKSAASATLPVKVFDMARVGLNPMLNALSAIFIIATVAFVLFSEYLKKLSR
- a CDS encoding AsmA-like C-terminal region-containing protein, translated to MHIAGHARLPGGAGQPPLEAEYLITGGGLAPGRAGTIVLEATVRNPAAAAKVSTLKARTTLRTTLTPQRTFGQVSLTTVVDAEGPALAGQTQLKIGAELYGSAAGENYEITVSTLLQGSAANLLIVRALLPAGGHAYTGDWDLKARTAQLEPFVLGGNLPDFEASGGGRFVFDSGDGNFALQGSLQGRVSRLELFEPAWRAFGLLEVAADFDLSQQGGVLDLRQFKGTVRGAEPVLDIAIVTPLRYDLGKQELLANSGPNPALLNINLQGLPLAWVRPFVTGVDVSGDKVTGRIEVLRASSAATDITLRGQLGLNELTVVQAGRLLLEKAAITARGEATLAGTALTAPVIELTFRTPAGDALDLTGRLVTQTGPGAPLTLAGRFTGSTPKLLETWLPGAPVTVAGEVDATLRGDLLEVRPSRLEVRQGSGRALLDVTLAQAFSVNLSSHVLVPADATVPLGRIALGRLPLAVLPVTEPGTVLGGTLQQAEFELGAPAGEITLRALTPLRLADVSLTQNRQPALTGLSVEALPVMNYAGPGRLKLQSGDVIVRTASRATLATLQLNLTQLPGQDTQAALNFTLGIPLLATQPVFAGTQNVSAGQASGEVRASLGALSQLEARLTLNGLVAAEGTQTLPVANIGFRARLQPSGAASIQVPILLDNGGRRSDLEFALELSPLGRGYSIDGRVTGQQVELEDLLGVLSVFLASAAPETADQPVAPAQVVPDAVAAWDRFSGRLALDVKSITRGQDWAMTGLTGAVAIEPSVVTLQKLTAAFSATSRLDAKMELRFTGGAMPYRLAGDYALNDFDTGRLFKAIDPSRPPTVEGLFNIAGRLAGNGETVARAVDRVTGQFQLTSRGGIFRGLQRASNKVSMTSKAVELGASVLGSIFGSDKVVKTAEKVAGQAYFVDQLAAGIGEFKYDLLSVRLTRDELLNMNLEDISLVAPEIRLSGRGSVSYVIGRPLLEQPLTASLSFAARGKMEQLFAKARLLDGTKDELGYSRTREPITLAGTLAKPDPTAFFTKIATAKLADFLDADN